The sequence CATCTTCTCCCCCGATTTCCGGCTGGCCGGAGTGGCCTGCGGTCCGCATCCGACCCTCAGGACCGTCTGCGTCATCGACTTCGCCGGCGGCGCGACGGAGTAAATAAAGTTAGCCTGACATCCTCGCGAAAACCGAAGCCGCTCCGACTCCTTCCCTCTCGGATTACAGCCAGGACAAACAAAGGGGCAACACGGGTAAACCTACTGCAAACCCTGAAGGATTTTCATCAATACCGCCTTGCGCATCTTCAACACCTCCCGGTAATCCTTCTGGTCGGTGTCGGCGATCTCCATGCCCAGATCGGAAACCGTGGAATTGAGCGTCTCGACAAGTATCTGCTGCTCTTCGGGGTTGATATCGAGCGTAATCATGTGGCTTCCTCCTGAGAGTGGCCGATATTTCTATCTTCAAGTTTAAATTGAAAGCCCTGAGAAGCAACCGACATGAAACGTTCGCGCAGCAAGGGAGAGGTCCAGGATTTGATCGTACGAGCAGATAGTTGCAAATATGTTTTTCTTGATTAGTCTTACAACGAGTTGAGAGCCACTTGGGAATGGGGGTGTTTTATGGCTGACTTCGATTTGATCTGCTCGAAATGGTCGCCGCGCCTGCTGAGCCTCATGCGGATCGTGACGGCATTACTGTTCATGCAGCACGGCGCCCAGAAGCTCTTCGGCGTGCCGGCCGAAGCGGCAAAGGTTCCGGTCGACCTGTTTTCCCTGATGGGGCTGGCCGGGGTGCTGGAATTCTTTGGCGGCCTGCTCATCCTGCTCGGGCTGTTCACCCGGCCGGTGGCCTTCCTCCTGGCCGGAGAGATGGCCGTGGCCTACTTCATGGCCCATGCCCCCAAGGGGTTCTGGCCGCTCCTGAACCGCGGGGAGCTGGCCGCGCTGTATTGCTTCGTGTTTCTTTACCTTGCCGCGGCCGGTGGTGGCCCGTGGAGCGGAGATCACCGATGGCGGCGGCGCAGTTGAGGAGAGTACGCTGACGCTGCCAAGTGGTGGAATCCCGGCAAACAGGAACGGGCGGCCTTTCAGCCGCCCGTTCCTGTGTTCCCCATACAGGAGACAACCCAACCCCTGGGTCTTCCCTTGCGCTCCGTTGCCCGACCGAATCACTGGCAACGAAGCAGCTTCTTCCCCTCCTCGAAGAGGACCTCCATCTTGCGCGTACCGGCCACACACGTCACCACCCCCAGCCCGAACAGGGAATGGCTCACCAAAGCCTTGGCCCTGTAAGTTCCGTCCATGTCGTAGGCCATTGCCTGTTCAACCTTCATGGATGGGCGCAGGGTTGCCCACTGCTCCCGCTCGGCGGCCGCCGGGTCGGATTTGGCAGTTCGGGACGCCGGGGCCTTCTTGCCCCCGGCAGGCTTGGTACTTTTTGCCGTTGATTTTTTGTCGCTCATGCTGGATCTCCCTTTTTGCCGGCAATGTGATTGCCGAGAGGCCACAAAGGTCACCGGGGTGGGTGGTTCGGTCGGGCCAAAAAAGGAAGGGCAGCACTAACGCCGCCCTTCCTGCGTTATGGTACAGTCTACTCTGAATAGTCCAGGTTAGGTGAATTATTTCCTGAACGCTGGGGGCGGTTCATCAATTCATGAACATTTTTGAAAGCTTAAATATAATTTATTCAGCAAAAATCGA is a genomic window of Desulfuromonadales bacterium containing:
- a CDS encoding DoxX family protein, giving the protein MADFDLICSKWSPRLLSLMRIVTALLFMQHGAQKLFGVPAEAAKVPVDLFSLMGLAGVLEFFGGLLILLGLFTRPVAFLLAGEMAVAYFMAHAPKGFWPLLNRGELAALYCFVFLYLAAAGGGPWSGDHRWRRRS